A region of bacterium DNA encodes the following proteins:
- the rplQ gene encoding 50S ribosomal protein L17 — protein sequence MRHLNKGRQLNRSASHRKALMENLAQELFQHKRIRTTLAKAKELRPFAEKLVTIAKKNHLAARRHVLEFLTRKSVVKSLFDEIAPTYAERNGGYCRIIKLDRRAGDAAPLAIIELVGYEGAIIAAAEAKHSRKKEADEEKAKPKSQRSTKAKTKKAEEGEAKPKPKAKAKASPAPKKAASKKASKAEGTKAAPKSTRTRKTGEK from the coding sequence ATGAGACATCTGAATAAAGGGCGGCAGCTCAATCGCAGCGCCAGCCATCGCAAGGCGCTTATGGAGAACCTGGCACAGGAACTCTTCCAGCACAAGCGCATCCGCACGACGCTCGCCAAGGCCAAGGAACTCCGTCCCTTTGCCGAGAAGCTCGTGACCATCGCCAAGAAGAATCACCTCGCCGCGCGCCGTCACGTCCTCGAGTTTCTGACCCGGAAGTCGGTGGTGAAGAGTCTGTTCGATGAGATCGCTCCGACCTACGCCGAGCGCAACGGCGGCTACTGCCGCATCATCAAGCTCGACCGCCGCGCCGGTGACGCCGCTCCGCTCGCGATCATCGAACTGGTGGGCTATGAGGGCGCGATTATCGCCGCCGCGGAAGCCAAGCACTCCCGCAAGAAGGAAGCCGACGAAGAGAAGGCCAAGCCGAAGTCGCAGCGCAGCACCAAGGCCAAGACGAAGAAGGCCGAAGAGGGCGAAGCCAAGCCGAAGCCCAAAGCCAAGGCCAAAGCGTCTCCCGCGCCGAAGAAGGCCGCGTCCAAGAAGGCATCCAAGGCCGAAGGCACCAAAGCCGCTCCCAAGTCTACGCGCACGCGCAAGACCGGCGAAAAGTAA
- the rpsD gene encoding 30S ribosomal protein S4: MALNHQPVCRICRREGKKLFLKGDKCLGPKCTFDKKGYAPGMHGRTRRGKISQYGIQLREKQKIRETYGMLERQFHRFFGEAQRQKGVTGENLLAMLESRLDNVVYRIGFASSRRQARQLVRHRHFLVNDRIVNIPSFVLRPNDRIRVRERSKKLAVIHEAMQKARDAKMMPNLQLDKAKMEGQYTAVPNRAEIPFEANEQLVVELYSR, from the coding sequence ATGGCTCTTAATCACCAACCCGTCTGCCGCATCTGCCGCCGTGAAGGGAAGAAGCTCTTCCTCAAGGGCGACAAGTGTCTGGGACCGAAGTGCACCTTCGATAAGAAGGGCTATGCTCCCGGCATGCACGGTCGCACCCGTCGCGGCAAGATTTCGCAGTACGGGATCCAGCTCCGTGAGAAGCAGAAAATCCGCGAGACTTACGGCATGCTCGAACGGCAGTTCCACCGCTTCTTCGGTGAAGCGCAGCGTCAGAAAGGCGTGACCGGCGAAAACCTGCTGGCCATGCTGGAAAGCCGTCTGGACAACGTCGTCTATCGGATCGGTTTCGCCAGTTCCCGGCGGCAGGCACGCCAGCTCGTGCGTCACCGCCATTTCCTCGTCAACGACCGCATTGTGAACATTCCGTCGTTTGTGCTCCGGCCTAATGACCGGATCCGGGTGCGTGAGCGCTCGAAAAAACTCGCGGTGATTCACGAAGCGATGCAGAAAGCCCGCGATGCGAAGATGATGCCCAATCTTCAGCTCGATAAGGCCAAGATGGAAGGACAGTACACCGCCGTTCCCAATCGCGCGGAGATTCCTTTCGAAGCCAACGAGCAGCTTGTCGTCGAGCTTTACTCCCGTTAA
- a CDS encoding DNA-directed RNA polymerase subunit alpha: MNGLNFQMPEAVEIDESTHTDTYGKFIVQPLERGYGVTIGNSLRRVLLSSLQGAAIVSIKVDGVLHEFSTIPGVNEDVTEMVLNLKQVRFKLLNKKPDKVVLHMRGPKEFTARDIQIGNNEFEVLNPDLHIANLNRDAEVKMELQIRKGRGYVPAEENRPTDAPIGTIPLDSIFSPIRNVTYTIENTRVGQRIDYEKLTLEIWSDGSITPDDALTFAARTLRDHIQLFINFDIKPEKEEEEDIDEETLHIRKLLRKPVEDLELSVRSANCLKEARIRTIADLVRREEPEMLKFKNFGRKSLVELNEILKTKGLHFGMDVDKYLNPDYEKK; this comes from the coding sequence ATGAACGGTTTGAATTTCCAGATGCCCGAGGCGGTGGAGATTGATGAATCGACCCATACCGACACGTATGGCAAGTTCATCGTACAACCCCTCGAGCGCGGCTATGGCGTTACCATCGGTAACAGCCTGCGTCGTGTACTCCTGTCCTCCCTGCAAGGCGCCGCCATTGTCTCGATCAAGGTGGATGGCGTACTGCACGAGTTTTCCACGATTCCCGGCGTCAATGAAGACGTGACCGAAATGGTTCTGAACTTGAAGCAGGTGCGCTTCAAGCTGCTGAACAAGAAGCCCGACAAGGTCGTGCTTCATATGCGGGGACCGAAGGAATTCACCGCGCGCGACATCCAGATCGGCAACAACGAGTTCGAAGTCCTGAATCCCGACCTTCACATCGCGAACCTTAACCGCGACGCCGAAGTGAAGATGGAACTGCAGATCCGCAAAGGCCGCGGCTATGTGCCCGCCGAAGAGAACCGCCCCACGGACGCGCCCATCGGCACGATCCCGCTGGATTCGATCTTCTCGCCGATCCGCAACGTGACGTATACGATCGAGAACACCCGCGTCGGGCAGCGCATCGATTACGAAAAGCTGACCCTCGAAATCTGGAGCGACGGTTCGATTACTCCGGATGACGCCCTGACCTTCGCCGCCCGCACCCTCCGCGATCATATCCAGCTATTCATCAACTTTGACATCAAGCCCGAGAAGGAAGAGGAAGAGGACATTGACGAAGAGACGCTCCATATCCGCAAGCTGCTGCGCAAGCCGGTTGAGGATCTGGAACTGTCCGTGCGCAGTGCCAACTGTCTGAAGGAAGCCCGCATCCGCACCATCGCGGACCTTGTGCGCCGCGAAGAGCCGGAAATGCTCAAGTTCAAAAACTTCGGACGCAAGTCGCTGGTCGAACTCAATGAGATCCTCAAGACCAAGGGGCTGCATTTCGGGATGGATGTGGACAAGTATCTCAACCCCGACTACGAGAAGAAATGA